CTAGGTCCATGACTTCATTCTCTTCCATATCCTTTCCATTGTCACCCAATGGTGGCTCCGTTTCTTCCCCCGCATCCACCGTTCCCGAAGCTATTGCAGCTATTGCACCATTCGCCATTGCTAAGGATTTCGGAGGGATCTTAAACAAGTTTACCTTGGCCCCATTAGGTTCATGCTGCGGGTCGTTAGATACAGAAGTCTTTCCTTCCATTTGAGGTCCTTTGTTGGCACTACCTGTGTCCTGCAATTCCCCTTCCTCCTTTGGCTCCTCTCGTGCATGATGCGGAGGACTCCTCTCACGTCTTGTGCCACGATTCCCCTTCTCCCGCGTTTCCTGCCCATAACTCCTGGACTGCTCCCAACGAGTGTTCCTGTGTCTGGTGGTTCCCTCatcatttttgttgttgtcgTGGTAGGAGGAGAACCTCTTGTTTCCTCTTTCAGGAACTCGTACCCACTTTGAATCCTGTTCCTCATACATTTTCCCTTTCCCCTTACCATAATAGTTCCGTTGATCTTTGCCTCTCTCCTGTTGACTCTCCTCTCCATGAATCACCACCCCTTTGTAGCTCCTTGCCCTGTCCTCTCTCTTGTTCGCCGGCTCCTCTCTGCTATCTGTTTTCTTCTCCACGCTTTTAGGATTGAGAGGACAATGATCCTCATCATGGCATAGACTAGAACAGAACTTGCAAATGCCAAACAGCTTCTCGTATTTAAGAGACACCGGGACCTCTTCCTCATCATAGAATTCTCCTCCTTTGAACTCCACGGATGTTTCCAGTGTTAGCTCTTTAAAGCCATCAATCACCACTCGCATATTTCCGTAGTCCAGATCTACATCCGTAGTCTCTCCAATGGCATCACCTATGCTTTGAAGCGCTGGAGTTGACCAAAACTCTGTCGGAAGACCTTCCACTTTAATCCAAAACGGGATCTCTGAAGGAAAGCTCCTTGTCATTCTTGGCTGCCACCGAGCTATCGAGATCATCCAATAATCAAAATGATACGGCTGTGACTCCAGAACCGCTTCAATGTCTTCTTCCAGCAACGAGTTAACTTTTTGCTCCACCGGGTTCATACACCTCCCAATCAGAGTCATTGCATAGCTCTTGATCAGGTCCGAGTTATCGAAATGTGGAACGGAGATCTTCAACCTATTGCGAACCCCTTCTCCCTCTTTCGAGGCTCCCCCCTTTCCCACCAATTGTCCCTGATTCATAGATACCAAAGAAAGAACAAACAGAGTCGAAATCcgtaagagaaagaagaagagtttTAAGTTTGTGCTACTAAAGCTCGTAGTACACTTCTTTATATAATGTAACAACTCGTAAAGAAAATCAATCAGGAGATCCGCTCTATTGATACTCCCTCGAAACCCATTGATCCTCAGAATCCGACTTTCCTGATTGTCGAATCGCATCAATCCCCAAATCCAGAGTTTCCTATAACCACTGACAAAAATCTAAACAtcaaaaagaagataaagatCCCAAGTATTAGTAGAAAGGATCTCGCTTTGATGTTAACGACTGCCTTACTTCTCTCCTTCCTCAATCGAATCTCCGCAATCCCGATCTCCGTCGATACGAGATCAGGACCAAATAAGATTTCCAGATCTCCATTAATCCTTATGACAAGAAGACCATCTTGCTTCCATAATCTCCCGATCTGCTCATTAAGATAGAGCTCCTTGCAATCCCAGAACTTCCCAATAGAACCCGGATCCCATTCATGAAACATCTCAAAAACCTAGTAATTTGCCTTCGCCGTCGCCATGATATACGTTGTCATATgacctaaaattttttttgtcacaaatatagaccttaaaaataaaaatgaccaaaatagacttaaatgttttatcaaaataagtaaatatacacttataccccctagggttaattaatctatacattagggtttagagttaaggggtggagtttagggtttagggtttagagtttggggtttagggtttagagttgaggagtcgggttttgggaatatgatttaaaattttaaaaaataaaataaaaatttaaaaatttaaaataaaaaaggaaaattttatgtttaccactttaaTTGTACCACTATTCAtctttaccactttcatggtaccactattcatctttaccaccattaaaagagtattttcaaaaatatcttcttcattaagtagcaaaagacttttatacccttgttatctatatatataataaatcattatttaaataaatttttaagaaaatttatgttttcgaattatactttttcaaattcgaactattttgaattttgttttcccaaatttttttttatttttttcaaaaaatttttttgaaaatcgaaaattatgtttgacactatttttttaattatattttttaagtatttatatatatttattagaatcctaaatttcacatttcaaaaaccCCACCtcactccttaactctaaaccctaagtgtagattagttaaccctaggggtataagtatcttttacctttcattaaaagtgagggtagaagtgattagtgtaaacgTGAAAAATAGTACTACGAATGTGGTATTTGTAGCAATTTCCcaaattaaaaatgttattttggtcattttggtttttgatctattttgtgacaaaaacttaaaaaaagttATCTGAGAGAATTGCCCTATGGTGGTTAATGGGTGATTCTctcaaatatacatttttaagtttttattacaaaaatagacatcaaaaaccaaaatgaccaaaatagcatttttattttgaaaattttaattttttttttaatttttttttaaatttgaaattctatccccaaaactccacttctcaactctaaaccctaaaccctaacctctaaaccctaaaccctaaaccctaaaccccacccatTAACTCTGAACCCTAgtgtctagattaattaaccctaggggtataagtgtatatttacttcttttgataaaacatttaagtctattttggtcatttttatttttaaggtctATATTTGTGTCAAAAAAATTTTTAGGTCTATCCTTGGAAATTTTtcttaaccatataataaaaatttagattttttatatatgttatattttgaatttttttaaacggctataaattactaaaattgttaaaagtctcacattcaaatttttgatccatagtttaattttttttatgaaaaaatacaaatgattacaaaatcatataagtaaatagtctaatttaattaattattaagattaaaagatatatattgttttaaattaaactatataccatataaaatacataaatattttagttttaaaatttattttaaacaattttttttataaaacctttgaacaaacattgacaacttaattttttttaaatataaattattaaaaatattaatcctacaatgaaaattttgttatcagtaattcaaagttttttatatagatgatacaaatgattaagaaaaacatatgaatagaaagtatcatttaatagatattttaaaaatatactatgtatgttaatatgatttaaatttaattatatatcctatcaaatagaaaaaaaatattgtttggattaataaaactgatttatatgttcgcactaatttaattacatatgtAATATAGTTactaacttttaattattcaatatatgtttattactttataatatgtattagcattatatacataaaataatttttatatataaagccTATCCTGGGCAAGATctaatctagtatatatatacaggCGTGAGATGAGTTTCGTTTTCAGAAAGTCATCTTTCGGTTTTTCAGGGTGTTTGTGTCAAAATGCATGAGTACTAATTTATCAATTGTGATTCCAATTCAGGACAAGTCTCACGAAAGCAAAATCTTATCACTATCTATGATTAAAGACTGATAAATATTAGTTTGTCTGTTACTTGAGAATAAAGGAGGGCTTGGGAGAAAATGAATTGAAGCCACACAGACTGCCATATTACTGAGAGGACAGACAGAAAGACTGGATGATAAGATGGTTACATAATTAGCATTTTCGATGAAAGTTGGATTTTTAGATCCAAAGTCAGGTTAAATTAgaacaaatatttaataatcCTATCATCACAATTCCCATCTCAAAATATCTTCCCCCATAAATGGATCAAAATCTTGATaccaagaaagaaagaaagaaaaacagaatcgatgctcaaaaaaaaaaaaaaaaacagaatcatGGGACTTATTGCTTCCTTCCGCTTCCTTTCTTCACAGATTGTGTCTCCATCTGTTCTTTCCCGTTCACTTCAGAAAGATCAACTGCATAAATAGAGTCAGAGTAGAACTTCATAGAACCATAACACGAACATATTCGACTGTGAAACTTCCATTATCTCTTTAATGAAgattaaagaaaagaagatgtTACCATCAGGTCCTCTGGCCATGAGGGTGAAGAATATGTTATTCAGTTTCTCCATCTTCCTTGCTTCTTGTGCTTGGTCCGTCTTGAACTTGAGACACTaagattaaagaaaaaaaaataaaaaaaaaatacacagaaTGAAACAAGAGGGGAACAACAGGGAGGAGCTAATTAACAACAGAGATTGAGGCAATTCTCTGTCTCAAACTTGGCGTAGCTCAACGCATAGACCTTTGAGTAACAAACACAAACATGCTTCACCAAGGTAAACTGCTACCAGTAGATCTGCTTATTTAACTCATGACCCGGCCAATACATAAGAAAATTAGGAGATATAGCAATCACATTCACCAAGACAAAACCAAATTAACCACATGAAAACACCAACGTAAGGATAAGTAGAGTAATCCATCCTCATGGAAACCTAAACTACATTCTCCAAATCAACATCAAAACTATCATTCAGATCAGATATCAAACATCAAAATTCCATACAGATGCAGTTTCAATCAACAAGTATCTATTATAATATACATACATACGAGAAGAAGCGATCATAGAGAAGTAGACAGAGTACCTACCTCTTTGTTATCAGTAACCTTGAGAACCAACTTGCCATCACAATGTCTATACTTGACAACATACCGAGTCTGCACCACAAACATCCAATTcattagaaaacaaaattactGCATTCTGGAAACGAAACATGTAGATTGCCTTGCCTATTTCAAATCAATCATCAATGTTTATCGAATCCTCAATACGAAAAACTCTCGACGGATCATAATCCAAACAGTTTAAATCTAGCTCAAAATCTCCAAAGCAACTGTGACGAACGCAATCGAGAAAGATAAAGATAACTTACAGATTCGGGATCAGCTTTGAAAAGCTGAACAGATCGATCTACGAATTCGTCCCATGAAACTATGTAAACCATCGAGATTCAGCTTAAGCTAAGAACGGACTTGGAGCTACTGAATTAATTGCAATCTCTGGGAGAATCAACAAAAAATTAACCACGACGGAGAAGCTGAGAGGGAGTTTAACTCAATATACCCCACCCTCTCTTCAAAAATTCTTATTTCTCcccataataaaatatattttctattttattttcttttaaatgaaaaatgtgGTCAAAGACAAAATAACCCTTAGTGAAATAGCTTAATTACAAAGATCCAACCTTAAAAATCCGACCGACCCGAATCTTATCCGGTTTAACCTAAACGATGGCGTTTCTCCTCTCCAATTGTCCCAATCTCTCTCACTCGTCTCATTTCACGCCTTCTtcccaactctctctctctctctctctctctctctctctctctctctctctctctctctctctctctctctctctctctctctctctctctctctctcgcgacGGCGAACCGATTCTCTGCAAATTTCTTTTCATTCACAGACCTTCAAAGCTCTAAACCCATTATCTCCTTCATCAAATCATCCCAAGTCAGAATCTCACATCTTCATTTCCCTAATTCAGTCTCACGCCATTCACGACGGCTCAACAAAGAATCCACCCCAGAACTCGTTTCTTGGTTCTTCTTTgttcatctctttcttcttcttcttctcctccaatCTCCAAAGAAGAAGCCATCCTTCAAGCAGAGACTTGTCTCTCTTCGGGTCTCGCCAAACCCCTTAACAACCCCAAGCTCGCTTCCCCAAAGCTCAAGAAACTCAAACAGCCACGATTCCGTCTCGAGATCCCGATACTCGACAACGACTCACCTTCCTCTCTCTCACAGCTCGCGTTTCCATCTTTAGCGACATGCCCACCTCGAGACGAGGCTCCAACGTCGTCAAGTTTCTCTTCCTCTGGCCAGACCCTTCTTTCGTGGAACCTACAGTCAAAGCTTTCCGCTCTGAGATCTGCTGACGTGGCGGTTTTCATGGCTCCCGAGAGATCGCAGCTGAAGGATGTGAGGATATCTACAGAAGGTTTCGCCATGAAGCCTGTGGTGATGATCAATCCGAGATGGTTGTTCGAGGAAGACAAGAGTGACTTCATTGGTTCCTTCGATGTGATTTGATTTAAGCGTTTACTGGTTTAGAAGTGAGAGGGATACTGAGCAAGAGAAAAGAAGTTATCTTTAAGTGTGTGAGAGACAGTGTTGTGACTTGTGAGTGAGGAGAAATTAAACGTTctcactgaagaagaagaagaagaaggggatGGGGCTTTGAAAGTTGTCTCGCAGTTCAAAGCTAGGCCGTCAATGGAGGAAGTTGAGCTTGTTTTGTATAACTTGATGGCTATGAACTCACTTATCACCAAAATCAGCTAAGTTTCTTAAGGATTTGGTTTCTAATATCGATGGGAAGAAGTAGTTGATTAGTGAGAATTTTGTAGTGTATTCTTGTTCTGTTTTCACTTTCCATGGAATTAAGAGATAATCATGTTGGtgtttttgataaagaaaacGTAAACTTATTGAAGCTATTTAACCATCCTAGAACAGGCCTTGAGAGAGTGTTGATGTGTATTGAATGCTATCTGATGTTGCTCAATCCTCCTTGGCTTATATTTCCACATATGACTTGTTTCTTCCAATCATAAAGCATTTGCTTTCGTCCTTTGTTGCATTCTTGCTACGCCTTTTGACGTACTTATCTGCttaggatgcaaaaaaaaaaaaaacataaaattactcAAAAAATCTTTGTTTCTTGCAGGAAATCAAATCAAAGATCTAAATGTTATCTACCGAAAACCATCGAGTGAACAGTCATTAAACATTTCAAGTTGTACATAAACTTTGCTGGATTTCCTCCCCAGACATGCCACATGAATTGATAACTTGTACATATGTCTCCTTGGAAATAATATATTCTCAAGTTGAATGTTGAATAAAGTCCTAGCAACACTATGAATCCGTTTAATTCTTAATCGAACAGGTTGAAAACAAAAGAACCATCTATTACTCCAGTCACCTTAGTTTTAGATACAAAAGTGGTTTCCAGATTTAGACAAGTGAAATACGAATAGTAGGCATAGCATTTCAGTGAGGAACAGTGTATCAACTGAAATGTTAATCAAAGACACAGGGAGTCTACgttacaaaaaattcaaaagtacGTTCTCATTGGTCAGCCAAAGTATTActgtctaaaaaaaatatttgacaaaaaataataaaaaacgtACTCAGGTAAAATGCATAACACACGTAAAACGTGCGCATATCAcatgttaaaataataattttaaaaatatttatgtaaactGTGCAGCCGTTATATACATAGATTTAATATTATGATTACACTTAATAATTCTTGGTAATCTTCAAGGTAGTAGTAATACTAGCTTACACATAGTAATATTTTGgcaaattttagattttattagtaaaaccatgtctaaatgaaatattttatagtaaaaCAAATGATTTTATACAATTAATATCATTAACGAagaatattatataaacaatttacgaaaaataagtatttttatagatttgttTTACTATAGTCTTACGATTCACACAACAACCATGAAAGTTAAGAAATCATTTTGGGAAAATGATAAGTATTCTTAAAactatagaaaataataatctaaataattttaatagtctTATTTACTATATACATAGTCTACTAATGGATAATATATGAGTtgtatatgttaaaaatatacgTACTACTtgcaatatataataaaaccaaGTAATAAAACCAAGTAATCCTAGTAGTCCTAATCACACATAATAAACTCAGTAATCCTAGTAGTCCGAATTACACACAATAAACCTAGTAATCCCAGTAGTCCGATTACACACTTAAACCCAATATTTCTAGCAGTCCGAGTACACACAATACGACCTATCATATTCAATGACCATATTAAAAGTTCTGCAAAAAAGAACATAATAAACCTATTTCTAAAACTCATTTTAAATCTTCCGAATTTCTAAATAAATCTTACATTATTTACATTACCCAAGATTTACAGCTCATTTTAATGATATTCAtgatagttcttttttttaaaacggatATAATAAATCTAAAACCCAGAAAAACATCTTTAAAACTCGTTTCCAATCTTTCGAAATTCTTAATAAATCTTACATTATCTACATTACCCAAGATGTACAGTTCATTTTAATGATAATCTAGtattttttaggaaaaaaaatggaTATAATAAATCTATACCGTATTCAATCTTCTGAAATTCTCAGTAAATCTTATATTATTTACATCACCCAAGATGTTCAGTTCATTTAATGATattctagatattttttttaaacggatataaaaaaaattaaaacccataaaaacagttttaaaactcgttttaaatttttcaaaattctcAGCAAATCTTACATTATTTACATTACCCAGGATGTACAATTCAgtttaatgatattttagatttttttttaaatggatataaaaaatctaaaacccagaaattttttttttaaaagtctttTTCAATCTTCCGAAATTATCAGTAAATGTTACATTATTTACATCACCCAAGATGTACAGTTCATTTAATGATattctagatatttttttaaacggatataataattctaaaacccaaaaaaagtttaaaaattgttttaaattttccaaaattcTCAGGAAATCTTACATTATTTACATTACCCGAGATGTACAGTTCATTTTAATGATATTCtagatttgtttttaaaacaaacataataaatctaaaacccaaagaaaaacagttttaaaagttGTTTTCAGTCTTCCAAAATTCTCAATAAATCTTGCATTATTTACATTACCCAAGATGTACAGTTCATTTAATGATattctagatattttttttaaacggatataataaatctaaaacccataaaaatagttttaaaactcGTTTTCAATCTTCCGAGATTCACAgtaaatcttcattatttacaTTACCTAAGATGTACAGTACATTTTAATGATATTCtagataatattttcttaaaatggatataataaatctaaaacctaaaaacagttttaaactTGTTTTCGATCTCTCAAATTCTtagcaaatattttattttttacattattttaatatacGTAGAATTTTAAAGCTATTTTACAATAAATTTCATAAGAAAATGACATATATTACATGTTTTATGAAGTTTCAGTTACTTTAATGGAGAAAAAAGAGGTAAAAAACAGGGTCacgtttcaaaaaaaaaaaaaaatagaagagttTTCATTGGTTAAAATTTGTTGTAGGACCTAGTtgatttttgatatattaatataaatttaattcatgGTTAATGAGgtgatatatttattatataaaaatagaaggcTATTTTGGAGATTACAAGGAGAGAAGGGTAGTGAGAAAAGAGGAGGGACAAggagaatgattttttttctaataaggGCATATTGATAGGGAGAGgcttcttaaaatatttatagccTAGCCCTGGGGATTTTGTCCCGAACCGATCCAAACcgtaatttcttttttttggtttaacttGGGTAGATTATTAATGTGTTTgaccggaaaaaaaaatattgattttggtTCAATAGTCCGctctttcaaaattttattttaatgaatcgAACAGACTAAAATAACCAAAGATAACCAAATTTGACCGAAATTATTTGctttttaactaaattaaacataataataattgaaaaatcattcaaaaaaaattataattgaaatttgaaattttctgAACTAATTGAAtaccaaaccaaaattttgtttaattaaacTCTGTGAATTTTTGTACTGCCGAATTAACCAAAACTAAATTACTTAAATTAAATTAACCATTGAAACCGAGCATGCATGTCTCTATAGTTTATAGCTCTTCATGtgtattacaaaattaaaaagaatgGATGATGATCAAACCCGATCGAATCGGACTGAACCAGACCGGTTCGTGATTCTATGTAAAACCCGAACGGTTTTGTCTGCAACTTTTTTTCCTCTCATTTACTTTTTAGACCTTCCAATCTCCGTCTCTTAACCCTAGTTTCAACCAACTTGAACCCTCAGATCTTCTCCTCATTTATCCGTCCGCTTTCCACCAACAGTAGTAGCGGCGGTGGAAATGACAACGGGAATGGACGTATCATGGAGATTTTCTGGAAACTCCGATCCGTCAAACGATTCTTGGGCATCCTCTGGTTCAGCTGGTGGAGATGGAAGATGGATGGAGGTGCCTAAGCGATGGAATGTGAAAGAGGATGAGAATTGTTGGTAATTAGAGTAAAAGACGATGAGAAAAAGATATATGAAAAGTGCTTGTTTATTCCTTGAATGAAAACATAACTTAAATAGGACTTGCAACAACTACTACCGAAACAAATGCAGACTCAACTAACTAGCTTAAACAACTCAACACTTTATCCTACAAACCATGAGACTTATTAAACGAAAAAACTCATTCAAACTGAAATTTAAACTGAAACTTGCTAGACATGAAACAAACACCTTGAGATTTCATTCATTCCCTTACACAGAAAGAACATCTTTCAGTTTACTTCTTCATGATCACGCCTCTTCTCCTTCGCACATATTCCCATCATTCCTCTGAGTTTTTCGAACACCTCAAGCTTCACAACTTTTTCATAATATCAGACACTTGCTCTTCTGTTGAGCATTACTCAAGCTGTATAACTCCATTATTTACCTGCTCCGTTAGAAAGCGAACATGAATATGCTTGCTCCTACCGTGTAACGCAGGATTCTTGGACAACTTTATGGTGGAGCTATCGTCGCAGAACACAGTAGTTCTCTCGCCTTGATTAAATCCCATCTCCTGAAAAATGTTTCTCATCCAAACTGCTTGACAAGCTCCATTGACTGCTGCAATGAATTCGGCTCATGTAGTGGATATAGTTACTATATGTTACTTCTTCGATGCCCAACAGACTGCTCCTCTTCGTAGCATGAAGACGTACCCTGATATGCTATTCCTATCATCCACATCTCCTGCATAGTCACTGTCTACAAATCCAACTACTCTCTGTTCTCCACCTCTCTTGTATAGAATGCCATACTCGAAGTGCCTCTGACATACCTCAGTATTCTTTTCACAACATGTAGATGATGTTCATTCGGATGCTCCATATACCTACTTACTAGATTCACAGAGTAAATCAAATCTGGTCAAATTGTAGTTAAATACCTCAGACTTCCTACAAGTTGTTTAAACTCTGTTTGATTGACATCTTCTCCACTTGCAGTTTTTGTCAGTTTGTGTCCAAGCATTATAGGATTCTTCACCACATTGCAATCTTTCATCCCATACTTATTCAATGTTTactctacatatatatatgttgattgATGAAAATTCCTTGATCATCTCGAACTACTTCTACTCCgaagaaaaacatcatcttTCCCAAGTCACTCATCAAGAACTCCTTCATCATACTTTGAAGAATCACCATTGAATTTGTAGATAAGATCGTCTACATAGAGACTCACAATCAACACACTCTCTCCTTCTTGCTTTATGAACAAGGTGTGTTCACATAAGCATTTTTCAAACTCCTTCTTCTTGATGTATCCTTCTATATGGATGTACCAGGCTCTGGGTGCATGCTTCAATACATACAACGTCTTTCTCAACTTGTACACTTTGTCTATTTCACGTTCTACTTTGAAACCCTTAGGCTGCTCTACatacatatttttattcaaCTCTCCATGTAGAAATGTGCTCTTCACATCTAGCTTATACATTGTCTATGCCTTCTCTGCAGGTAACGCAAGAAACATCCTGACTGTGTCCCATCTTGCCACTGGTACAAACATCTCATGAAAATCAACTACATGCTTTTGGTGATAGCCCTTTGCTACTATCCTTGCTTTGAACTCatctacttctcctttctcattgaGT
The window above is part of the Brassica napus cultivar Da-Ae chromosome C3, Da-Ae, whole genome shotgun sequence genome. Proteins encoded here:
- the LOC106387837 gene encoding signal recognition particle 9 kDa protein-like, with the protein product MVYIVSWDEFVDRSVQLFKADPESTRYVVKYRHCDGKLVLKVTDNKECLKFKTDQAQEARKMEKLNNIFFTLMARGPDVDLSEVNGKEQMETQSVKKGSGRKQ